A part of Ptychodera flava strain L36383 chromosome 11, AS_Pfla_20210202, whole genome shotgun sequence genomic DNA contains:
- the LOC139143836 gene encoding arsenite methyltransferase-like, with translation MASTPKSADDGIVGNVKEYYGKTITSTDDFKTSVACTRSSKPPQRIAELIGQIHDDVASKYYGCGLCIPSCLEGCNVLDLGSGAGRDCFIVSKLVGPSGRVTGVDITEEQITFANQYKDYHREKFGLKENNVDFVLGYMEKLAEAGIDSDSHDIIISNCVICLSADKPAVLKEGYRALKTGGEIYFSDMYADRPLPEKLKNSTDTVLWGEGLSGSLYWKELINIAEEVGFSTPRLVDASVININKELLDLVEGTKYASVTYRLFKLPEDRSSETVVRYRGSISDHEDQLTFDWNNTFKKGQAVKVDAELATILRSSRYASHFDFDCDSDLAESASQSIDPNPFAILKESTCSKD, from the exons ATGGCGTCGACTCCAAAATCTGCCGATGATGGAATCGTCGGAAACGTGAAAGAGTACTACGGCAAGACGATCACCTCTACTGACGACTTCAAAACTTCGGTGGCGTGTACACGATCGTCGAAACCACCGCAGAGGATCGCTGAACTCATCGGCCAAATTCACGATGACGTCGCATCAAA GTACTATGGTTGTGGATTATGTATCCCGAGCTGTCTGGAAGGTTGCAATGTCCTTGACCTCGGGAGTGGTGCCGGTAGGGACTGTTTTATAGTAAGCAAGTTAGTGGGTCCTTCTGGTCGTGTTACCGGAGTTGACATCACCGAGGAGCAG ATTACGTTTGCCAACCAGTACAAGGATTATCATCGGGAAAAGTTTGGACTGAAGGAAAACAATGTTGACTTTGTTCTCGGTTACATGGAGAAACTAGCCGAGGCAGGGATTGACAGCGATTCACACGATATTATCAT ATCCAATTGCGTCATATGTCTGTCGGCCGATAAGCCCGCTGTGCTCAAAGAAGGCTATCGCGCCCTCAAAACCGGCGGCGAGATTTACTTCAGCGACATGTACGCTGATCGCCCTCTACCGGAGAAACTGAAGAATTCAACGGACACAGTGTTGTGGG GTGAGGGCCTGTCTGGGTCTTTGTACTGGAAAGAGCTGATTAACATTGCGGAAGAAGTTGGGTTCAGTACACCGCGCCTCGTGGATGCATCGGTCATCAATATAAATAAAGAACTTCTAGATCTTGTCG AAGGAACAAAGTATGCTTCGGTCACCTATCGTTTATTCAAACTTCCCGAAGATCGGAGTTCGGAAACAGTCGTCAGGTATCGTGGTTCTATAAGCGACCACGAAGATCAACTCACATTTGATTGGAACAACACATTCAAG AAAGGACAGGCTGTTAAAGTCGACGCTGAATTGGCCACAATACTGCGGTCATCACGTTACGCCAGCCATTTCGACTTTGATTGCGATTCCGATCTTGCGGAGAGTGCCAGTCAG TCGATTGACCCAAATCCGTTCGCCATTCTGAAGGAGTCCACTTGCTCAAAAGATTGA